A window from Macaca thibetana thibetana isolate TM-01 chromosome 7, ASM2454274v1, whole genome shotgun sequence encodes these proteins:
- the FAM161B gene encoding protein FAM161B, with translation MTVERPEGAPGGAEGSRQIFSPESSPDTEAGEELSGDGLVLPRASKLDEFLSPEEEIDSTSDSTGSFYQTLQVLKQKGRACLLESVFQSDPESDESLSEDEEGLESFFRDKGRGKVQVQRPQALRCGSTRRCSSLSNLPSNIPRAPTQPPSGSRPSSQHRSVSSWASSITVPRPFRMTLREAQKKAEWLGSPASFEQERQRARRQGEEEAECHRQFRAQPVPAHVYLPLYQEIMERSEARRRAGIQKRKELLLSSLKPFSFLEKEEQLKEAARQRDLAATAEAKISKQKATRRIPKSILEPALGDKLQEAELFRKIRIQMRALDMLQMASSPIASSGNRANPQPRTATRTQQEKLGFLHTNFGFQPRVNPIVPDYEGLYKAFQRKAAKRRETQEATRNKPFLLRTSNLHHPQRPCDAATTGGRPDSPQPPAPPLPRSRCLSGHASLSANTLPVHITDATRKRESAVRSALEKKNKADESIQWLEIHKKKSQAMSKSVTLRAKAMDPHKSLEEVFKAKLKENRNNDRKRAKEYKKELEEMKKRIQTRPYLFEQVAKDLAKKEAEQWYLDTLKQAGLEEDFVRNKGQGTGAVQEETKVKDFPRFQKTAKFTIRDPEQGLEGSLEQPASPRKVLEELSHQSPENLLSLA, from the exons ATGACCGTGGAGAGGCCTGAGGGAGCCCCCGGAGGCGCGGAGGGGAGCCGTCAg ATATTTTCCCCCGAATCCTCCCCAGAcacagaggcaggagaggagcTGTCTGGGGATGGGCTGGTTTTGCCCAGGGCCAGCAAACTTGACGAGTTCCTCAGCCCAGAGGAGGAGATAGATTCTACTTCTGACTCCACTGGGAGCTTTTACCAGACCTTGCAGGTACTGAAGCAGAAAGGCAGAGCGTGTCTGTTGGAGTCTGTCTTTCAGTCTGACCCGGAGAGTGATGAAAGCCTCTCTGAAGATGAGGAGGGCCTGGAGAGCTTCTTCCGAGACAAGGGCAGGGGCAAGGTACAGGTCCAGCGCCCCCAGGCTCTGAG GTGTGGCTCCACAAGGCGCTGCAGCTCCCTGAGCAACCTTCCCTCCAACATTCCCAGGGCTCCGACCCAGCCACCCTCAGGCTCCCGGCCTTCCTCCCAGCACAGAAGTGTCAGCTCCTGGGCATCATCCATTACTGTCCCTCGGCCATTCCGCATGACACTGCGCGAGGCCCAGAAGAAGGCCGAGTGGCTGGGCTCACCTGCCTCCTTTGAGCAGGAGAGGCAGCGGGCCCGGAGGCAGGGTGAGGAAGAGGCTGAGTGCCACAGGCAGTTCCGGGCACAGCCTGTGCCTGCACATGTCTACCTGCCCCTCTACCAAGAGATCATGGAGCGCAGCGAGGCCCGAAGGCGGGCAGGGATTCAGAAGAGGAAGGAACTGCTCCTCTCTTCTTTGAAGCCCTTCAGCTTCCTGGAGAAGGAGGAGCAACTAAAGGAAGCTGCTCGACAGAGAGACTTGGCTGCCACAGCTGAAGCCAAGATCTCCAAGCAGAAGGCCACCAGAAGGATCCCCAAGTCCATTCTGGAGCCAGCCCTTGGGGATAAACTCCAGG AAGCTGAGCTCTTCAGGAAAATTCGCATCCAGATGAGAGCCCTGGACATGCTCCAGATGGCCTCTTCCCCTATCGCCTCCTCTGGTAACCGGGCTAACCCCCAGCCCCGCACAGCCACCCGAACCCAGCAGGAAAAGCTTGGGTTTCTGCACACTAACTTTGGATTCCAGCCTCGGGTGAATCCCATAGTCCCTGACTATGAGGGCCTTTACAAGGCCTTCCAGAGAAAAGCAGCCAAAAGAAGAGAAACCCAAGAGGCCACTCGCAACAAGCCCTTCTTGCTGAGGACCTCCAACCTGCACCACCCTCAGCGGCCTTGCGATGCTGCCACCACCGGAGGGAGGCCG GATTCCCCACAGCCACCAGCTCCACCCCTGCCAAGGAGTCGTTGTCTGAGTGGCCATGCTTCCCTCTCTGCCAACACTCTCCCTGTGCACATCACAGATGCCACCAGGAAGAGGGAATCTGCAGTCAG AAGTGcacttgaaaaaaagaacaaagcagatgAGAGTATTCAGTGGCTGGAGATCCACAAAAAGAAGTCTCAAGCAATGTCCAAATCTGTGACCTTGCGTGCAAAAGCCATGGATCCCCATAAAAGCCTGGAGGAAGTGTTCAAAGCAAAGCTGAAAGAAAACCG GAACAATGACCGTAAAAGAGCGAAAGAATATAAGAAAGAACTGGAAGAAATGAAGAAGCGAATACAAACAAGGCCGTATCTCTTTGAACAAGTTGCCAAG GATCTAGCCAAGAAAGAAGCAGAACAATGGTATCTAGACACCCTGAAGCAGGCTGGGCTGGAGGAAGACTTTGTGAGAAACAAGGGTCAAGGCACTGGGGCTGTTCAAGAGGAGACCAAAGTCAAGGATTTTCCCAG GTTCCAAAAAACTGCAAAATTCACCATCAGAGATCCAGAGCAGGGTTTAGAAGGATCTCTAGAACAGCCTGCAAGCCCCAGGAAAGTACTGGAGGAGCTGTCTCATCAATCACCAGAAAATCTCCTATCACTTGCTTAA